TAAAACAATCAGAACGGAACATATATGAGCATTTTTACCTATTATTGGAATAAATGCGACTATCAAATCTTCTTGCATGCATTAAAAAAAGCAGCCAAACCGTAAGTTTAGCTGCTTAGTAGGAAGGTGCTCAAAATACTAACGAATTACCGAGCATGCAATCCGTGCTCCAGAATTACCGGACGGATCGGTAACGTAGTCATCAGCTTTTTCATGAATCATCAGTGAAGTGCCACCTGGCTTCAGCAGAGAATTCGGGGCACCCTTCTTGAGTGTCACCGTCTTGCTCTCCAGATCGGTATTTACCGTCCCGTCGGCTTTAACCGTAATGTTAAGCAGATCGCCCGCATGGAATCCTTTCGGATTTTTGAATCCATGCTGCTTACCTTGCGGGTTGAAATGAGCCCCAGCCGTCTTAAAGTCTGGAGGATCGCATTTTCCCGTCTCATGGAAATGGATGCCGTGTTCCCCCGGTGGGAGATTCTTAGCTTCAATATGGATATGGACTGCGTCTGCTTTTTGCGTCAACACGGCTGTGCCAATCTCAGCTCCCTTGGAATCGATGATCACCGTCTTGATTTGCAGTTCCTCTGATTTGGCCCAAGCTGGATTCATAGGTGCAGCTCCGAACATTAGAGAACCAAGGATGCTCAGGCAGATGACTTGTTTTTTCATTGTGCGGATTCTTCCTCCTGTAGATGTTTTCGCTTCTTCCACAGGATGTCCCATTTGGAAGAAAAAGATAACTCCTCGACAAGCACCTCGTTCCTTATTTGCCAACGACGATTAGAAATCCGGTATGTCGATCACGACTTCGCGTCCTGTCTGTGACGAGCGCAAAATTCCGTCCAGAATGGCCTGGTTGCGAACAATTTGTTCTCCCGGAATCGGAGCCGGCCCACCCTCGCGAAGTGCACGCACAAAATCTCTGATTTTCTCAGCGAAGACATCTATCTCATGTTCAATCAAAGGAATAACGCTCTCTGTGTGATGCCTCTGAATATCATGGAACAGTGATACCGCGCCAACATGGCCATCCCATACGCCTCCCCAAGGTCCCTGGCTCTTAGGCAGTACCTTAAGACCTGCGTCCGTGCCAAGGAACATCGTCGCTCCAAGCGAATCCATATGCATAGCCCAAGAGGTCTTGAAATTAAGCACGATATCATTCTCAAAGCGGATCATCGCCACCCCGAAATCCTCGACATCAAATCGATCTGCCTCTGGATGATATTTCGGATTGGTGCCAAAGTGATTCGACGTATAAGCCGACACCGTCAGTGGCTTAGGATATCCTAATGTGTTCAAGGCGAAATCGAGCGAATAGCAGCCGATATCGGCCATCGCGCCCGCACCCGAAATCTCCTGGCGAATGAAGGTTCCTCCCGGCATGCCACGGCGGCGCCCTCCACCGGTCTCTACGTAATATACTTTGCCAAGCTGTCCGCTCTGCACAAGCTCTTTGATGAGACCCATGTTCGGATCATATCGTGGTTGAAAACCGATATTGAGCATTTTGTCAGCTTCTTTCGAAGCTTGAACCATACCCACTGCTTCCTCCAGTGTCACCGACATCGGCTTCTCGACCATGACATGCTTACCAGCATGCAGCGCATCCAGTGTCGTCTTGTAATGTGCGGCATTAGGCGTACAGATACTTACCCCATCCAAGTCCAGCTCCAGCAGCTTACGATGGTCGTCGAATCCTACAGCCTGCTGCAGGCCCCAATTTTCAATAAAATGATCAGCCCGTCCCGGAAAAATATCAGCCACACCTACAATTTCGACATCCTCGATATCTTTGTAGGTACGTGCATGTACTCCCGCGATTCCTCCACTACCTATGATTCCAATTTTGATCGTTCTACCCATGTAGTATTCTCCTCCTACATTCTCTCTTTAAAATATTATATTTCACAATTTTAAGTAATAGTCGCAGCGTATAGCCTCTCGCCGTCCACTGAACCCAACGTTAATCCGTTGGGTCCAATCTAATCAGCGATGATACAGAATAGGATTATTTATAATATTTGTCGCAGATAGCGAAGACTAGCTTCTATTGATTCCAGTTGTGGAATCTCGTATTCCTCCTGTTCGACGGTGTACCATTCGATCCCGAAATGCTTGCCGGCCGCCGTGATTGTCTCGAAATCGAGAATACCCGTGCCGATCTCCGTATTGCGCTGATCCTGCTTGCTCTTCATGTCCTTGATATGGAGAATTCGGCAGCGGTCTGCGAAGGATTCTATCCAGTTCGCAGCGCGGAACCCGGCATATTCTGCCCAGTATGTATCCAGTTCGAAGAACATATGCTCAGGCGAGGTATGTTGGGCCAGCAGCTCCAGGCCTGTCAACCCGTCATGCCTCTGGAATTCAATGCCATGATTGTGATAGCCGAAGCGAATCCCTTGCTCTTTGCAGCGCTCCCCAATCCGATCAAACATCTCCGCGGCCCGCTTATAACTATCCGCATTCTCATGCAGCTCCTCAGGAAGACCAGGACAGATGATATAAGGGCTACCGATGGTTAACGAGTAATCCATCATCTCTTCTAGTCTCTCGGTAAGATCAGGTATACCGATATGACTTCCAGCCGCCCGTAGTCCGAATTCGTTCAGCGACTTCTTAAGCTGCTCCGCTGAAGTGCCGAAATATCCGGCAAACTCAACGCCGTCGTAGCCAATCTCCGCTACTTTTTTTAGGGTACCAAGAAAATCCTCGCTTGTTAGTTCTTTAATGGAATAGAGTTGCAACGCAATATTTTCCATATATAATGCCTCCTTCCAAATCATTGGGTAAAGTAAAGATACCAAAATCATAGAAGAAGTAATACAATGAAGCTACTTAAAAATATCAAATATTTGTTCTTGATGATTCAAAGGTCTGTTTTTGAATACGGAGCAACTCAGTTCGAGGTGATGAGATGATGAACGAGCCTTATTTTGAATCCAACCGAACCCAGGACGGGTCGATCCACTATCCCTATGAGAGTATGATCCACTATGGCAGAGAGCCGCGCTGCATTGTGCCGTCACACTGGCATCTGTATATTGAAATTTTATATTTGCTGTCCGGGACTGCCAAGGTTTATTCGGGAGGCGAAGCATATGTCCTAAGTGAGGGCGACCTAATCCTGATTCATTCCCATGAGACACATTCGATATATTCTCTGGATCAAGAGCTCTCCTATATCGTCGTCAAGTTTGATCCAGAGATCCTATACTCGACTTCCCGGACTTTTTTAGAATCTAAATATATTCTGCCGTTCACCTTGGCTGAGTCTAGCAGTCAGCGTGTTTTCACAGCTTCTGAGATTAGAGATACGCCGATCCCGGACATGATCTGGGAGATTTACAATGAATTCAGCGCCAAGAGCTTTGGCTTTGAGCTTGCCGTACGTACGCTGATTTGCCGCGTCTTCCTGTGGTTTCTACGACAGCCCCGTCAACAGCAGCATTGGAACTGGGAAGTGGTTCATTCCTTGAATGATAGCGACTACCAGATGCTACAGAAGGTGTTCGAATATATCGACTATAACTATAAGAATGATATAAATGCGCAAACCGCAGCCCGTCTGTGCAATATGAGCTACAGCTATTTCTCCCGAAGGTTCAAGGCGATCATGGGCAAGACTTTCACCAACTATCTGAGCTATATCCGCATTACTGAGGCAGAGAAGCTCCTGCTGACGACAGATCAGAGCATGACCGAGATCGCACTGGAGGTCGGCTTCTCAAGCTCAAGCTACTTCATACAGCAGTTCAGACAATACAAGGATATCTCTCCTTACCAATTCCGCAAAAAAGGAAAAGCCTGATACTAGGTAGTATCAGGCTTCATAATATTGATCACCACAAGCAAAGCAGAGTTGGTCGTAGAACCGCATCGTCGAGTCCTATTGAAACTGGGTATCGTTATTTAGCTATAATTGCGTTGCTTCACATTCTAACGAAACTAGGTATCGTTATTTGGTCCGAATTGCCATGTTCAGGCCTTATTTCGGTCAAATAGCGATCTGTAGTTTCGTTAGATTTTTTTACGCCTCAATTATGCTCGAATAGCGTGTCCCAGTTTCGTTAGCGCAGGTTACGTTTCATTTGACGGACGGCAGACACTAAATTTCTGACTTTAATCAGATTCGCCAAGTAGCGCAACGCTGTTAAAGTCTCATTGCAGCAGCGTATGTATCATCACTTTCAAGCCCTTTAGCATCGTCGCTTGCGACAAGGAAGGCATGCTTGGCTTGAGGGCGGCCATCTCTTCCGAAGCCGGAAAATGTACAAATCCGCCAACCATCGGCAACTGGTGAACACGGATGTAATCAAGCAGAGCGTACATCGTGTTGTTGCAAATAAACGTTCCTGCTGAATAAGAGATCGCAGCCGGAATGCCCTGCTCCCTCATGCTGTCCACCATCTTGCGCACGGGCAGCAGACTGAACAAACCGTCGGGGCCGTCCAGGCTGATCCTCTCATCATAGGGACGGCTCCCGTTATTGTCGGCTACGCTGGATTCCTTAGGTACTTCTTTCAAGTTAATGGCGATCTGTTCTGGCGTAATCGAGGTTCGCCCCGATGCCAGCCCACAACAGATGACCGCATCTGGCTGCAGCGCCCGCACTGCCTCAAGCAGCTTGACCGCACATTCATCAAAGACAACCGGAAGCAGCAAGGTGTGGATCTTAGCCCCAGTAATCTGCTCCTTCCCAATGTCTGCAAGCAGCCTCTCCGTCGGATTTATGGAATCATCGCCAAAAGCTTCAAATGCCGTGATCAATATGTTCATGTTCTAATTCCTCCTCCCCATAATTCGTAGCATTTCGTTGACCGTCGCCATACGACGGCCAACATGCTTGTGAGCACGATTCAACTCTAACTTTACTAGTATGAAATCACGCTCTCCTTATGTCACTTCGAACTTCAAAGCTTCTCTCTATTTTAGGCATATGCCACAGCAACTCGCAACAAGTCAGAATAATAGGGACAACTGTAAACCATACACTTATTTCTCCGAATTATTAGCCCCTTATAAGGGCATTTATACTCATAAAAAAACTCATTTCGGATTGCTCCCTCGCTTAAGAGTTATATAAGGTGAAATTGTGTGATAGCCCAACTCAGCGGTTTTTTTGTCGTTACAGTCTGCAGAGTATAAGTGCTTATATGCAACTATATTAGCTCTTCATGCCATGTATAGAGGAAATAGCTGCTTTTATGCATCTATTCGGATGAATTTCCTCTCGATAGCGACTTAAGCAAACAAATAATTGTATATACGCAGCTATTTACTACTTAAAAGAGCATTTTACGAGAATAGTTGTATTTCTACAGTTATTTGTGAAGTGCAGGTATGGAACTGTCTGAGCACTAGATTCAAAGTGTTTACAGCCTACCCCCGTTCCGCATGAGGTGCGAATTCTTCGACAACGGCTTCAGCATCTAGCTTGGACCTCCCCATAAGCAGGGATGCCGCACAAGCCAGAAGAACAGGGATCATTGCCCACACAAAGGTATGCGTAATGGAAGAGGACAAAGCCTCGGAGATAGAGCGAAGGGCCTCCGCTGGTATCCGTGATCTATTCTGTTCTGATAGAAGCATATGCAGATCATCCATTCGCAAAGATTTCGAAAGTGCGCCATCTCCACTGAAAATCTGATTCATCTGCTGCGAGAAGGTATGATTTTGAATCATCCCGAACATCGTAATGCCTAGGGTCATACCGAGCGAACGCAGGAAATTGAAGGTTGAACTGGCTGTTCCACGCTGCCGATAAGTTAGTCCATGAATACAAGCATTGCTGAGCACCGAGAACGAAGCTCCGATCCCAAGCCCCACCAAGATCATGTACAGCGTTAGCTCCAACCGAGTAGACTCCGGACTTAGCGTTGTTAGTAAAAATACGCCGCATAGCAACAGAAGTAGCGTGCTAAACATGATCGACCGATACGAAAAGCGGATCATTAATTGACCGCCCACTGTAGCCGTCAATACTGAACCAACCATCATCGGCAAGAGCACCATGCCGGAATTCGTCGCCGTGCCTCCCATGACGCCTTGGACATAAATCGGTATATACACCGATGCTGTGATAAAGGCAGCCCCACTAAAAAATCCGCACACTACACTAGATGTGTAGATCCGATTTTTAAATAAAGCAAACGTAATAATCGGCTCTTTCGCCTTCGTCTCACAATATAGAAATACAGTTGTAAGTAGTAAAAAGCCACCGAGCAGGCTTAATATCTCAATAGAATCCCAGGCCAACTGTTTTCCGCCCAATTCAAGTGCGAACATTAGACATACAACTGCCCCAAGCAGAGTAATAGCTCCTGTCCAGTCAATCGGCTGCTTGGAATGCTCATGCGATTCCTTGTAGAACATCATGACCATGAGCAACGCGGCCAGACCTAACGGCAAATTGATGTAGAAAATCCACTGCCAAGCAATATAGTCGGTAATGTAGGCGCCGAGCAGCGGACCAAAAATACTGGAAATCCCGAATACCGCTCCAAAGAGACCGCCCAGCTTGCCGCGCTTCTCCAACGGAACTGTATCAAACATGATCGTAAACGCAATCGGAATCAGCGCTCCTCCGCCGATACCTTGAATGGCCCGGTATATAGCCAACTGTGTAATGGATTGAGCCGTACCACACAGCGCTGAACCGATCATGAACAGGATGATCCCGAGCATAAAAAATCTTTTTCTCCCGTACATGTCCGACAGCTTGCCAAAAATCGGCATACCCGCCATTTCCGCGACCATGTAGGCGGAGGTCACCCAGACGAACTTGTCCATCCCCCCGATCTCGCCAACGATATTCCCCATCGCTGTCGCTACAATTGAATTGTCCATCGACGCCATCAGGATACCTAGCAGCAATGCTGCGATTACTAACGTCATCCGACCTTCTTGATGATGCTTCATTGAACTGACCACTCCATTTCTTATTTCTCTCACTCTC
The window above is part of the Paenibacillus lutimineralis genome. Proteins encoded here:
- a CDS encoding sugar phosphate isomerase/epimerase family protein, which translates into the protein MENIALQLYSIKELTSEDFLGTLKKVAEIGYDGVEFAGYFGTSAEQLKKSLNEFGLRAAGSHIGIPDLTERLEEMMDYSLTIGSPYIICPGLPEELHENADSYKRAAEMFDRIGERCKEQGIRFGYHNHGIEFQRHDGLTGLELLAQHTSPEHMFFELDTYWAEYAGFRAANWIESFADRCRILHIKDMKSKQDQRNTEIGTGILDFETITAAGKHFGIEWYTVEQEEYEIPQLESIEASLRYLRQIL
- a CDS encoding helix-turn-helix transcriptional regulator; translated protein: MNEPYFESNRTQDGSIHYPYESMIHYGREPRCIVPSHWHLYIEILYLLSGTAKVYSGGEAYVLSEGDLILIHSHETHSIYSLDQELSYIVVKFDPEILYSTSRTFLESKYILPFTLAESSSQRVFTASEIRDTPIPDMIWEIYNEFSAKSFGFELAVRTLICRVFLWFLRQPRQQQHWNWEVVHSLNDSDYQMLQKVFEYIDYNYKNDINAQTAARLCNMSYSYFSRRFKAIMGKTFTNYLSYIRITEAEKLLLTTDQSMTEIALEVGFSSSSYFIQQFRQYKDISPYQFRKKGKA
- a CDS encoding pyroglutamyl-peptidase I produces the protein MNILITAFEAFGDDSINPTERLLADIGKEQITGAKIHTLLLPVVFDECAVKLLEAVRALQPDAVICCGLASGRTSITPEQIAINLKEVPKESSVADNNGSRPYDERISLDGPDGLFSLLPVRKMVDSMREQGIPAAISYSAGTFICNNTMYALLDYIRVHQLPMVGGFVHFPASEEMAALKPSMPSLSQATMLKGLKVMIHTLLQ
- a CDS encoding Gfo/Idh/MocA family protein; protein product: MGRTIKIGIIGSGGIAGVHARTYKDIEDVEIVGVADIFPGRADHFIENWGLQQAVGFDDHRKLLELDLDGVSICTPNAAHYKTTLDALHAGKHVMVEKPMSVTLEEAVGMVQASKEADKMLNIGFQPRYDPNMGLIKELVQSGQLGKVYYVETGGGRRRGMPGGTFIRQEISGAGAMADIGCYSLDFALNTLGYPKPLTVSAYTSNHFGTNPKYHPEADRFDVEDFGVAMIRFENDIVLNFKTSWAMHMDSLGATMFLGTDAGLKVLPKSQGPWGGVWDGHVGAVSLFHDIQRHHTESVIPLIEHEIDVFAEKIRDFVRALREGGPAPIPGEQIVRNQAILDGILRSSQTGREVVIDIPDF
- a CDS encoding MDR family MFS transporter — encoded protein: MKHHQEGRMTLVIAALLLGILMASMDNSIVATAMGNIVGEIGGMDKFVWVTSAYMVAEMAGMPIFGKLSDMYGRKRFFMLGIILFMIGSALCGTAQSITQLAIYRAIQGIGGGALIPIAFTIMFDTVPLEKRGKLGGLFGAVFGISSIFGPLLGAYITDYIAWQWIFYINLPLGLAALLMVMMFYKESHEHSKQPIDWTGAITLLGAVVCLMFALELGGKQLAWDSIEILSLLGGFLLLTTVFLYCETKAKEPIITFALFKNRIYTSSVVCGFFSGAAFITASVYIPIYVQGVMGGTATNSGMVLLPMMVGSVLTATVGGQLMIRFSYRSIMFSTLLLLLCGVFLLTTLSPESTRLELTLYMILVGLGIGASFSVLSNACIHGLTYRQRGTASSTFNFLRSLGMTLGITMFGMIQNHTFSQQMNQIFSGDGALSKSLRMDDLHMLLSEQNRSRIPAEALRSISEALSSSITHTFVWAMIPVLLACAASLLMGRSKLDAEAVVEEFAPHAERG
- a CDS encoding superoxide dismutase family protein codes for the protein MKKQVICLSILGSLMFGAAPMNPAWAKSEELQIKTVIIDSKGAEIGTAVLTQKADAVHIHIEAKNLPPGEHGIHFHETGKCDPPDFKTAGAHFNPQGKQHGFKNPKGFHAGDLLNITVKADGTVNTDLESKTVTLKKGAPNSLLKPGGTSLMIHEKADDYVTDPSGNSGARIACSVIR